One window of Athalia rosae chromosome 2, iyAthRosa1.1, whole genome shotgun sequence genomic DNA carries:
- the LOC110117372 gene encoding adenylate kinase 8, whose amino-acid sequence MHVTCMAAEDVARNLKKILCTGTLNNSGWVLVDVPRTKAEAQAYQRIGIIPTHVLQINLTSEPTDHKYEGKMMTKIQIPMENRHDLSSNPQQSIFKKHLRGLRIAYSDCLIEVDVGDRNIKELAKDCAILAKRRKHCGAPSTFRVAVIGSRGSGSRSVARKLCERFQLVHVDFEKVLQQTRLQNSPLGKNLRMIEHTWGDRLNPETRAQVVEKYILGYECTKRGWVLTGYPTTEKDFRLLDMMATPPNRVIFLEVDSFTCKQRLLGRRVNMYTGSRHNLTSDNLSENKMTHLAVHPEDYRSNVEKQIKEYEDNVAAMMNYARSSATVIDGSRSESTVRELAEACLMRPAPCGPPRVSISPPIVRFEDIEFDPDDEEDL is encoded by the exons ATGCATGTCACCTGTATGGCAGCGGAAGATGTTGCGcgcaatttgaagaaaatcctCTGTACTGGGACGCTGAACAATAGCGGCTGGGTTCTCGTGG ATGTACCAAGGACAAAAGCGGAAGCCCAAGCTTATCAGCGTATTGGTATAATCCCTACTCACGTTCTACAAATCAATCTCACTTCTGAACCGACAG ATCACAAATATGAAGGCAAGATGATGACGAAAATTCAGATTCCGATGGAAAACCGACACGATCTCTCTTCGAATCCTCAGCAaagcattttcaaaaaacaccTGCGTGGCCTTCGGATTGCGTACTCGGACTGCTTGATC GAAGTTGACGTCGGGGATCGGAATATCAAAGAACTAGCAAAAGACTGCGCTATCCtcgcaaaaagaagaaaacactGCGGGGCTCCATCGACCTTCCGAGTCGCCGTCATCGGTTCCAGAGGTTCCGGAAGTCGTAGCGTCGCTAGAAAATTGTGCGAACGATTTCAGCTAGTACATG TTGACTTTGAAAAGGTACTACAACAAACGCGACTCCAGAATTCACCGTTGGGAAAAAATCTGAGGATGATCGAGCACACTTGGGGTGATAGACTAAATCCTGAAACAAGGGCACAAGTGGTTGAG aaatatattCTGGGATATGAATGCACGAAGCGTGGCTGGGTTCTAACAGGCTACCCCACAACTGAGAAGGACTTTCGGCTGCTTGACATGATGGCTACGCCGCCGAATAG GGTGATATTTCTGGAAGTTGATTCTTTCACCTGTAAGCAGAGGTTGCTAGGGCGACGTGTGAATATGTACACCGGGAGCAGGCACAATCTTACGTCGGACAATCtgtcggaaaataaaatgacccACCTGGCTGTACACCCTGAAGATTATCGTAGCAATGTGGAAAAACAG ATCAAAGAGTACGAAGACAATGTAGCAGCGATGATGAATTATGCCAGAAGTTCAGCTACTGTTATCGATGGTTCTCGTTCCGAATCTACCGTGCGAGAACTGGCGGAAGCTTGTTTAATGAGACCTGCTCCATGCGGACCACCGAGAGTTTCAATTTCACCTCCGATTGTCCGATTTGAGGACATCGAATTTGACCCAGACGATGAAGAAGATCTTTGA